The genomic window TAAAAGTTTTAGCGTTGCACCGTCTTTGATTGCTGTCTTGAAATCATAAACTGAAACATACTCACCGAAAATATTTTTTGTGAGTTCTTCTTCTTCCTTGATGATTGGCGTTCCGGTGAAACCCAAATAGGAAGCATTGGGAATTCCATTGAAGCGCATGTTCCTTGCAAATGTTCCCGCTTGCGTTCTGTGTGCTTCATCCGAAATCACGATAATATTTTTCCTGTCCGTGATTAGCGGATACTCATTTTCTTTTTCGGGATTGATTGAAAACTTGTGAATGAGTGTGAACACATACTTGTGATTCTCTTTCAGCAACTCACGCAAGTGTTCCCGACTGCCCGCAACGGGTTCATGTCCTTTCACACTCGCTACTGCACCTGCCCCTGTGAATGTGTCATACAACTGCGTTTCCAATTCGCTTCTGTCCGCAACAATCAGGAAGGTGTATGAACCTCCAAACTTTCTGTGAATCTTCTGACACAGGAAAACCATTGAGTAACTCTTGCCGCTTCCCTGTGTGTGCCAGAATACTCCCAACTTTCCTTTCAGGTCTTCAATCGTTTTCACTTTCTCCAACACTTTGTTCACGCCAATGTATTGATGGTTCTTCGCCATCAGTTTCACTACATCGCCTCCGCTATCGTCAAACAAAAGGAAGTTCTCAAAAATGTCCATGAGTTTTTCCTTCGCACAAGTTCCACGAAGCATTGTGTCTAAACTCACAACACCTTCTTCGGTTTCCTCAAAGCGTTTCCAGTCAAGGAAAAATTTGTAAGGACTTGTAACCGTTCCAACTTTTGCATCTGTTCCGTTGCTTAGAATGATAAACGCATTGCAGTTAAACAAATGAGTGATGGTGTCTTTGTAATCTCTCAGGTTGTCATCGTAAGCATGGCGCAAATCTTTGTGATGCGCTTTCAATTCAAAGAACACTAAAGGAATTCCGTTTACGAAACCAACTACATCTGTTCTTCGGTTGTAGAGTTCTCCGACAATTTCCAACTGTCGCACTGCAAGAAAATCGTTGTTGGTGTAGTTATCAAAATCAAACACACGAAGTTTTTGTTTCTCTAATTCTCCGTCTGCATTTGTGTAACTCACCGGAACTCCATCAATGAGCAACTGATATTTTTCCTTGTTGATTCTGCCAAGTGTTTTGTCGGCTATTTTTTGTTCAAGAATTTCAATCGCTTGTGCGTAGGCAATCTCAGGCAGTCCTTTGTTGAACTCTTTTAATGCAGCCAATAAATTTCTTCTCAGGATAACTTCACTCTTTGTTTCCCTTCCAAGTAAGCTATCATCACCAAGTGATTCATTTTTCCACGCATACAAAACCTTCCAACCAAGTTCTTCTAAAACCTGTTGGGTTGCATTTTCAACCAAGCCATCTTCTGAATATTCGTAGCTCATTAGTTTATATCATCAGATTTCAAATGTCCTAAATCTTCAAGAAACTTATCAGGTATCAAGTCAATAAAAATGCTTCTTTCATTTTTCGGAATCCATTTTCCTCTATTATCCTTTGGTGCAAACATCCAATCCTCAGAAAGTATGTAGCATTTTTTTCGTGTCCGAGTGAGCGCAACAATAAATTGGCAAACTTCCACATCAGAAACATTTTTAGAATTGGCTGGCATTACTCCATTGTTTGCACCAATAATAAAAACAAAACCTGCTGACATGCCTTTGCAGCCCTGATAGGAAGTGAGAAGAATTGAAGGTTGGGTTTTTTCAGGTTCAACTTCTGCAACTTCTTCGGGAAGAAATCTTGCTTTAATTTCTGCAAAAAGATTTTTGTCAACCAACTTTTCTAATTCTGCAAGCAGTGCATTATTGTCTTCGCCTTTCTTATTGAGTTTGGAAATAATAACCGAAATTTTTGTTTGTGCATCAACAAATTCTTTTGAGAGCAAATCAATCATTGGCGTTCCTGCTTCCGTTTTCTTTATGATTGCTTTTGCATCTTCATACTTCAAAAGGAAGTCAATTAAAATTCGCCAACCCAAATTTGATTTGTGATTGTGAGAAAGAAAATCATACCCGTCACAAATATTGACTTCGCTTTTTTCGGACTGCTTGTATTTGATGTTTGCAAAATCTTTACTCAAACTTTTGAAAACAGGATTGAGATATTGTGTCTTGCTTACGATTAAAACTGTTGGGTATTCGCTGCCTTCCTTCCATGATTCAGCAATTTCTGCTGCTGAAATTTCCGCAATCTTTTTGTTAATGAATTTTATTACAGTTCGCACATTTGTAATCTGTGCTGTTGTGATGGTCGGATACTTTTCATTCTCCGCATCTTTTAACTCAATGAAGCATTCATATCGTTTGGGTAATCTTCCGTTCAATCCTCCGGCTTCAACTGCTTTTCTCAAAATTTCATTTGTCGTTTCAACAATTGGCAGTGTGCAACGGCTGCAAAATGGTAATTCAAAATTTTTGTAGTGACCTGATTGATGTTTCTTCCGCAAATGATGCGGTGTAGAAAATCTTGAATCGTAAACGGCTTGGTCATCATCTCCAACAATTAAAATGTTTCCTTTCTTTTCCAACTCATCAATAAATGCAACTTCTAACGGATTGAAGTCCTGAAATTCATCAATGAGAATTTGGTCAAACTTATCAAGTATGCTTGGGTCTCTTTGTAGCTCACGCCACATTCTGTAAACGGAATCATTGAAGGCAACAGTGTTGTAATAATCGCCACGCTTCAGATAGAACTTAATTTCATTTCCGCTTTCATCCAACTGCTGAAACTTATCATCAAAGTTTCCGCAGTCAATTTCTAAGTGGTCAGAATCCTCCCTGATGATTGTTGTGAGTTTCGGATAAAGAAAAAACCCTCCTCGTCTTTCGTGCAGAATTTTTTTGCAGAACTCATGAAAGGTTCTCACATCAGCATAGGCACTCAATGAACCTGCCATATCGTTGCGAAGCAAGCGAATGAAAGTCATTGCAATGT from Bacteroidota bacterium includes these protein-coding regions:
- a CDS encoding ATP-dependent helicase — encoded protein: MTKEEHIAKQKAERTAITKEILESKEPRKLIVAGAGTGKTFTFSEVLKLNPDGANIAMTFIRLLRNDMAGSLSAYADVRTFHEFCKKILHERRGGFFLYPKLTTIIREDSDHLEIDCGNFDDKFQQLDESGNEIKFYLKRGDYYNTVAFNDSVYRMWRELQRDPSILDKFDQILIDEFQDFNPLEVAFIDELEKKGNILIVGDDDQAVYDSRFSTPHHLRKKHQSGHYKNFELPFCSRCTLPIVETTNEILRKAVEAGGLNGRLPKRYECFIELKDAENEKYPTITTAQITNVRTVIKFINKKIAEISAAEIAESWKEGSEYPTVLIVSKTQYLNPVFKSLSKDFANIKYKQSEKSEVNICDGYDFLSHNHKSNLGWRILIDFLLKYEDAKAIIKKTEAGTPMIDLLSKEFVDAQTKISVIISKLNKKGEDNNALLAELEKLVDKNLFAEIKARFLPEEVAEVEPEKTQPSILLTSYQGCKGMSAGFVFIIGANNGVMPANSKNVSDVEVCQFIVALTRTRKKCYILSEDWMFAPKDNRGKWIPKNERSIFIDLIPDKFLEDLGHLKSDDIN